In Vanrija pseudolonga chromosome 4, complete sequence, a single window of DNA contains:
- the GAA1 gene encoding GPI transamidase component GAA1 gives MSDRIHVPTADLTPEQTKLGAKLDKRRRIVDAVWARLWQVRALLVLIGTAWLLALPYPGLWKQTFIDEHALQPAQVTIYYDWAQVFRADRYLAELEALRDANATWDERRDFLSASFRAAGVTALNSTSSVFAHVTPPRSEGTEAILVSANWLSRNGEVNVRGVALLLSLAEFLRAQNYWAFDIFLVSGDGYLDGLNDFTETYAPRANIWTALNIDYPYHSFSHLGVFFEGTNGRLPNQDAVNSVLHVAKYGVWVDSTIHNLDERPQPTYSFGAKALLDHFKYMALGRPSAAHGLLAQHRIDAVTLYGVPGEGPHGFHSMGRMVESTLRAYNNLLERLHASFFFYLLPHPDYFLPVGHYLPAAVVLGASVTLGGFDCPDPLAGALWALPAFALGLLGWVAQSSLVSAAAMALPRPKGAARASLSSLAHLFYGALIPTLAMVNFPQAVLLAVLVIIALAPLPRPVRAALVFLHPAVLEYYGGINLRAEWEQFGNVAWPAIFAIWIPLQAVSDMLS, from the exons ATGAGCGATAGAATACACGTCCCCACGGCCGACTTGACGCCAGAGCAGACCAAGCTAGgggccaagctcgacaagcgGCGGCGTATCGTCGACGCGGTGTGGGCGCGGCTATGGCAGGTACG cgcgctcctcgtcctcatcggcacggcgtggctcctcgccctcccgtACCCCGGGCTGTGGAAGCAGACCTTcatcgacgagcacgcgctgcAGCCGGCCCAAGTGACGATCTACTACGACTGGGCGCAGGTGTTCCGCGCAGACAGgtacctcgccgagctggaggcgCTGCGGGACGCGAACGCGACGTGGGACGAGCGGCGAGACTTCCTCAGCGCGAGTTTCCGGGCCGCAGGGGTCACGGCGCTcaactcgacctcgtcggtgTTCGCGCACGTCACCCCGCCCCGTAGCGAGGGGACAGAGGCGATCCTCGTGTCGGCCAACTGGCTCAGCCGGAACGGCGAGGTCAACGTGCGCGGAGTTGCGCTGTTGCTCAGCCTCGCCGAGTTCTTGCGAG cccaAAACTACTGGGCGTTCGacatcttcctcgtctcggGCGACGGATACCTCGACGGCCTGAACGACTTTACCGAGAcgtacgcgccgcgcgcgaaCATCTGGACGGCGCTGAACATCGACTATCCCTACCACTCGTTCTCGCACCTGGGCGTGTTCTTCG AGGGAACCAACGGCCGCCTGCCAAACCAGGACGCAGTCAACTCGGTCCTCCATGTGGCCAAGTACGGCGTGTGGGTCGACTCTACGATCcacaacctcgacgagcgcccgCAGCCAACGTACAGCTTTGGCGCCAAGGCCCTGCTCGACCACTTCAAGTACATGGCGCTCGGgcggccctcggccgcccacGGCCTGCTGGCGCAGCACCGGATTGACGCGGTCACGCTGTACGGCGTGCCCGGTGAAGGGCCGCACGGGTTCCACTCGATGGGACGCATGGTCGAGagcacgctgcgcgcgtaCAACAACCTCCTGGAACGCCTGCACGCGAGTTTCTTCTTctacctcctcccccaccccgacTACTTCTTGCCTGTCGGCCACTACCTGCCCGCCGCGGtggtcctcggcgccagcgtcaCCCTTGGCGGGTTCGACTGCCCCGACCCGCTTGCGGGCGCGCTGTGGGCGCTGCCGgcgttcgcgctcggcctgctgggaTGGGTTGCTCAGTCGTCGCTCGTGTCAGCTGCCGCGATGGCCCTCCCCCGTCCCAagggcgccgcgcgggcgtcgctctcgtcccTCGCGCACCTGTTCTACGGCGCGCTGATCCCAACCCTCGCCATGGTCAACTTCCCCCAGGCGGTGCTTCTCGCCGTTTTGGTGatcatcgccctcgccccgctgccccggcccgtccgcgccgcgctcgtcttcctccatCCCGCCGTACTCGAGTACTACGGCGGCATCAACCTCCGCGCCGAGTGGGAGCAGTTTGGCAACGTGGCATGGCCGGCCATCTTTGCCATCTGGATCCCGCTCCAGGCGGTATCCGACATGCTGTCATAG
- the AASS gene encoding Alpha-aminoadipic semialdehyde synthase, mitochondrial, which translates to MISSLRTTRLVAPPLRFASSSRALSTLGIRREDPGRVWERRAPLTPDAVRKLNEISAVEVESCTRRCFPDSAYEAAGARIVPSLSPNVDVVLGIKEPRVNDVKTLIGSKADKHRTWMMFSHTHKGQPYNTGLLSSFLAPTTGQTLIDHELLTAPTDKGGLARVAAFGWYAGAVGAGEALSLLGLALLKRGIAHPFLHLPRPYTFDSLADFKKALNAAGDQIRKGNGAGSQGPIVIGLTGAGNVSTGAKEMLDALGVQWVSHEELPTLKDGPVIYATQLPGSAYFQRKGDGGYDRSEYFDSPDKYTSVFAETVAPYLTCLIHGAGWSAAYPRILTNLQTDAMIRKAGGAGLQKLAAVQDVSCDIGGALEFMTRSTTIDEPSFEGPGGMLIGSTDILPTELPADASGHFSKHLYPYVERALLHADGKAFNGDQIDATLQRGQIVSEGVLQKPYEWLGNNVAAWRAAQPQAAAAAPVAPISALAAGSSSGFGAASQQRASSTIAGRGEKKRVLLLGSGLVAGPAVDVFLSRPGIELVIASNNIQEANGLARGRDHVKTALLDVSDDKALGEAVSNADVVVSLLPAPMHPAVAKHCIAHGRHLVTASYVSPEMKELNDEAEKRGVLLLGECGLDPGIDSMAAMRILERVKKEGKKVTSFVSWCGGLPEPSATTVPLAYKFSWSPKAVLTAALNDAHYKLDGKVTQVAGDNLLAQHFPKVNLWPGLALEGLANRDSMPYAEKYGLPPASELKDLFRGTLRYQGFSTLLDSFRRLGLLGKNPLASPVESWQGFLAASVSQQLGATVKERDLLPAVKDILGAKSYEEAVMALEWFSLLPPNITNPPVAAPAVPKQNTPIDLFATLLAKKLAYAPGEHDTCLLHHAFKLVPDNAPVGTPEQTVTASLLCTGDEKASAMSTTVGCTLAFAALRVAEGKVAARGVRGPYERDVWEGVLTDLEEIGVDVKETWA; encoded by the exons atgATTTCCTCACTCCGCACAAcacgcctcgtcgcgccacCACTGCGCttcgcgtcctcgtcgcgcgcgctctcgacCCTCGGTATCCGCCGCGAAGACCCAGGAAGGGTATgggagcgccgcgcccccctCACGCCTGATGCGGTGCGCAAGCTCAACGAGATCTcggcggtcgaggtcgagagctGCACGCGCCGGTGCTTCCCCGACTCGGCCTACGAGGCG GCCGGTGCCCGCATCGTCCCCTCCCTCTCGCccaatgtcgacgtcgtgctcggcatCAAGGAGCCGCGCGTCAACGACGTCAAGACCCTCATCGGCTCCAAGGCTGACAAGCACCGCACCTGGATGATGTTCTCGCACACCCACAAGGGACAg CCTTACAACACCGgcctgttgtcgtcgtttTTGGCACCCACCACGGGCCAGACATTGATTGACCACGAGCTGCTCACCGCCCCGACAGACAAGGGCGGCCTGGCCCGTGTCGCGGCGTTCGGATGGTACGCCGGTGCtgttggcgccggcgaggcgctgAGCCTGCTTGGCTTGGCGCTCCTCAAGCGCGGAATCGCCCACCccttcctccacctcccccgtCCGTACACCTTCGACTCTCTCGCCGACTTCAAGAAGGCGCTCAACGCGGCCGGCGACCAGATCCGCAAGGGCAACGGCGCGGGCTCGCAGGGTCCCATCGTCATCGGCCTCACTGGCGCCGGCAATGTCTCCACCGGCGCCAAGGAGATGCtggacgcgctcggcgtccagTGGGTCAGCCACGAGGAGCTCCCgacgctcaaggacggccCCGTCATCTACGCCACCCAGCTCCCCGGCTCGGCCTACTTCCAGCGCAAGGGCGACGGAGGCTACGACCGCTCCGAGTACTTTGACTCGCCGGACAAGTACACGTCCGTGTTCGCCGAGACGGTCGCGCCATACCTCACCTGCCTCATCCACGGTGCCGGCTGGTCGGCCGCCTACCCCCGCATCCTTACCAACCTGCAGACGGACGCCATGATCCGCAAggcgggcggtgccggcCTCCAGAAGCTCGCGGCGGTCCAGGACGTCTCGTGCGACATTGGCGGTGCGCTCGAGTTCATGACCCGCTCCACGACCATCGACGAGCCCTCGTTCGAGGGCCCAGGCGGCATGCTCATCGGCTCGACCGACATCCTCCCTACCGAgctgccggccgacgcgtccGGCCACTTCTCCAAGCACCTGTACCCTtacgtcgagcgcgccctcctgcacgccgacggcaaggcgtTCAACGGCGACCAGATCGACGCGACCCTCCAGCGCGGACAGATTGTCTCCGAGGGCGTCCTCCAGAAGCCGTACGAGTGGCTCGGTAACAACGTCGCCGCATGGCGTGCGGCTCAGCCccaggctgccgctgccgcccccgtGGCGCCGAtctcggccctcgccgccggctcgtcgagcggctttggcgccgcgtcgcagcagcgcgcgtcgtcgaccatcGCTGGTCGCggggagaagaagcgcgtcctccttcttggtTCCGGCCTCGTTgccggccccgccgtcgacgtcttCCTCTCGCGCCCTGGCATTGAGCTCGTGATCGCCAGCAACAACATCCAGGAGGCCAACGGcctcgcccgcggccgcgaccacGTCAAGActgcgctcctcgacgtgtcggacgacaaggcgctcggcgaggccgtttccaacgccgacgtcgtcgtctccctcctccccgcgccgATGCACCCTGCCGTCGCGAAGCACTGTATCGCCCAcggccgccacctcgtcacTGCGTCCTACGTGTCGCCTGAGATGAAGGAGCtcaacgacgaggccgagaagcgcggcgtgctcctcctcggcgagtgCGGCCTCGATCCCGGAATCGACTCGATGGCCGCCATGCgcatcctcgagcgcgtcaagaaggagggcaagaaggTGACTTCGTTCGTGTCCTGGTGTGGCGGCCTCCCCGAGCCAAGCGCCACGACCGTGCCCCTCGCCTACAAGTTCTCGTGGAGCCCCAAGGCGGTACTTACCGCCGCGCTCAATGACGCCCACTacaagctcgacggcaaggtgaCCCAGGTCGCTGGCGACAACTTGCTTGCGCAGCACTTCCCCAAGGTCAACCTCTGGCccgggctcgcgctcgagggtCTCGCGAACCGCGACTCGATGCCCTACGCCGAGAAGTACGGCCTCCCTcccgcgagcgagctcaaggacctgTTCCGCGGCACGCTCCGCTACCAGGGCTTCTCTACGCTCCTCGACTCGttccgccgcctcggcctcctcggcaagaaCCCCCTCGCTTCGCCCGTCGAGTCGTGGCAGGGcttcctcgccgcgtcggtgagccagcagctcggcgcgaccgtcaaggagcgcgacctcctcccTGCCGTCAAGgacatcctcggcgccaagtcGTACGAGGAGGCGGTTATGGCTCTCGAGTGGTTCTCGCTCCTCCCGCCCAACATCACCAACCCGCCCgttgccgcccccgccgtgccCAAGCAGAACACGCCGATCGACCTCTTCGCCACGCTTCTGGCCAAGAAGCTGGCGTACGCccccggcgagcacgacacgTGTCTCCTGCACCACGCGTTCAAGCTCGTGCCCGACAACGCACCGGTCGGCACCCCCGAGCAGACGGTCACCGCGTCGCTGCTGTGCACGGGTGACGAGAAGGCGTCGGCCATGTCCACGACCGTGGGCTGCACCCTCGCCTTTGCCGCCCTCCGCgtggccgagggcaaggtcgccgcgcgcggggttCGTGGCCCGTACGAGCGCGATGTTTGGGAGGGCGTCCTgaccgacctcgaggagattggcgtcgacgtcaaggagACGTGGGCATAA
- the SPCC417.10_9 gene encoding putative transporter, translating to MTKDDKEKIAGDLVPTLARTDSDELDGYVLTPEEDVALKRKADLHLLPILCLGYFLQFLDKTSMSYAAVMGFRPDNHLSLGDYSWLGSIFYLGYLVGEYPMCILLQKFPIAKVTAANMIVWGAILAMMAVAHNFAGLMVVRFLLGFFESSITPGLALFTGQWYRLREQGTRTGLWFSMNGLGYIVGGAMGWGLLKATNEHKLAIAGWKIIFIACGIATVAAGLLVLFFIPDSPDTAWFLTERERRLVKIRTRENQQPTNNAWEWPQFWEALRDPLTWLYSLVAILACIPNGVTTNFFTIILSTLNFSTADSLLLGMINSWLGINYIVYPWLGDKFKNRNLMTLFPCAQSITGFALVWALPKHMQAGRLAGFYLIIPYIVCLPITLSLITSNVAGTTKKTTVNALYLIFYCVGNLIGPQTFRAKDAPNYTPCYVTCIVCVALVGATQVAIYFVYRHENAKRDRLEGTDGVHLFKESEDLTDSLDKEAATAVRTADADPDLFISKEDDVRIRKKADKHLLPILCAVYALQFLDKTCMSYAAIMGFRQANHLNTSQYSWLGSIFYLGYLVGEYPMCYVLQRFPIAKVTGTNAIIWGAVLCLMAIDKGFIYLMVIRFLLGFFESSITPALALFTGQWYKLREQGTRTGVWFAMNGFGYIFGGAIAYGLVKADMEHKLAIPGWKVIYILLGLMTAVSGILVLLFIPDTPDKAWFLTEEEKKLAAIRVRGNQQPVESKWEWSQVKEALTDPLTLMYCLVGILTCIPNGLLTNFFTIIIQGFGFTALQTLLLGMVNSWLAFNYFGWLWLGDKLRNRCLVGIVPCCISVVGLCLVWLLPPHMKIGRLVGCYIVIPYIICLAATMSLITSNVAGKTKKSTVNGLYLIFYCVGNLIGPQIFRDKDAPKYTPAYLTCVLCVVLTGVCMVGIDLIYRHENKKRDRLEALNGVHDFKPEEDLTDRQNPHFRYTP from the exons ATgaccaaggacgacaaggagaagaTCGCGGGGGACCTTGTTCCCACCCTGGCTCGgaccgacagcgacgagctggacggcTACGTCctcacgcccgaggaggaTGTTGCtctcaagcgcaaggccgacctcCACCTGCTCCCGATCTTGTGCCTCGGGTACTTTCTCCAGTTT CTCGACAAAACTTCGATGAGCTATGCCGCCGTCATGGGTTTTAGACCGGACAACCATCTCTCGCTGGGCGACTATTCGTGGCTGGGCAGCATCTTCT ACCTCGGatacctcgtcggcgagtaTCCTATGTGCATTCTGCTGCAAAAGTTCCCGATCGCCAAGGTGACGGCGGCCAACATGATTGTCTGGGGTGCCATCCTCGCCATGATGGCTGTCGCGCACAACTTTGCAGGTCTGATGGTCGTCCGATT CCTCCTCGGGTTCTTTGAGTCGTCTATCACACCAGGCCTGGCCCTCTTCACAGGCCAGTGGTACCGCCTGCGTGAGCAGGGTACCCGCACTGGCCTGTGGTTCTCGATGAACGGCCTCGGATACATTGTAGGCGGCGCCATGGGATGGGGCCTACTCAAGGCGACAAACGAGCACAAGCTCGCCATTGCCGGCTGGAAGATCATCTTCATCGCCTGCGGTATCGCAACCGTCGCTGCGGGGCTCCTCGTTCTCTTCTTCATTCCTGACAGTCCGGACACCGCGTGGTTCCTCACCGAGAgggagcgccgcctcgtcaagATCAGGACGAGGGAGAACCAGCAGCCGACCAACAATGCTTGGGAGTGGCCTCAGTTCTGGGAGGCGTTGCGCGACCCACTT ACCTGGCTTTACTCACTTGTTGCCATTCTGGCCTGTATCCCCAACGGTGTCACGACAAACTTCTTCACCATTATCCTTTCGACCCTCAACTTCTCCACGGCCGAttcgctcctcctcggcatgaTCAACAGCTGGCTGGGCATCAACTACATTGTCTACCCGTGGCTGGGTGACAAGTTCAAGAATCGAAACCTGATGACCCTCTTCCCTTGCGCGCAGTCGATCACAGGCTTCGCGCTCGTGTGGGCCCTCCCGAAGCACATGCAGGCGGGGCGCCTGGCTGGGTTCTATCT AATCATCCCGTACATTGTCTGCCTGCCGATCACCCTGTCGTTGATCACGTCCAATGTTGCCGGAACGACCAAGAAGACGACAGTCAATGCACTCTACCTCATCTTCT ACTGCGTGGGCAACCTCATTGGCCCGCAGACGTTCCGAGCCAAGGATGCGCCAAACTACACGCCGTGCTACGTGACGTGTATCGTCTGCGTTGCCCTCGTGGGCGCAACGCAGGTGGCCATCTACTTTGTGTACCGGCACGAAAACGCGAAGCGCGACAGGTTGGAGGGCACCGACGGCGTGCACCTGTTCAAGGAGTCCGAGGACCTGACCGACAG TCTCGACAAGgaggccgcgacggccgtgcgcacggccgacgccgacccggACCTGTTCATCTccaaggaggacgacgtgcgGATCAGGAAGAAGGCGGATAAGCACCTCTTGCCGATTCTGTGTGCCGTGTATGCTCTGCAGTTT TTGGACAAGACTTGCATGTCCTACGCAGCCATCATGGGGTTCCGCCAGGCCAACCACCTCAACACTAGCCAGTACTCGTGGCTCGGCTCCATCTTCT ACCTGGGCTACCTGGTCGGCGAGTACCCCATGTGCTACGTCCTGCAGCGCTTCCCGATCGCCAAAGTAACCGGCACCAACGCGATCATCTGGGGCGCCGTGCTGTGCCTCATGGCCATCGACAAGGGGTTCATCTACCTGATGGTGATCCGGTTCCTGCTCGGCTTCTTCGAGTCGTCCATcacgcccgcgctcgcgctgttCACGGGACAGTGGtacaagctgcgcgagcagggCACGCGCACGGGCGTATGGTTCGCGATGAACGGCTTCGGATACATCTTTGGCGGCGCGATTGCGTACGGgctcgtcaaggccgacaTGGAGCACAAGCTCGCCATCCCAGGGTGGAAGGTCATCTAtatcctcctcggcctgatGACTGCCGTCTCGGGTATCCTGGTGTTGTTGTTCATTCCTGACACGCCGGACAAGGCGTGGttcctcaccgaggaggagaagaagctcgCCGCTATCCGCGTCCGCGGAAACCAGCAGCCTGTCGAGAGCAAGTGGGAGTGGAGCCAGGTCAAGGAGGCCTTGACGGACCCCCTCACGCTCATGTACTGCCTCGTCGGTATCCTGACGTGCATCCCCAACGGTCTCCTCACCAA CTTCTTCACCATCATCATCCAGGGCTTCGGCTTCACGGCCCTCCAgacgctcctcctcggcatggtCAACTCGTGGCTCGCGTTCAACTACTTTGGCTGGCTGTGGCTCGGCGACAAGCTGCGCAACCGCTGCCTGGTGGGCATTGTGCCGTGCTGCATCTCGGTCGTCGGCCTGTGTCTGGTGTGGCTCCTCCCGCCGCACATGAAGATCGGGCGCCTGGTGGGCTGCTACATTGTCATCCCGTACATCATCTGCCTCGCCGCGACAATGTCGCTCATTACGTCCAACGTCGCGGGCAAGACGAAGAAGTCGACCGTCAACGGCCTCTACCTCATCTTCTACTGCGTCGGCAACCTCATCGGCCCGCAGATCTTCCGCGACAAGGACGCACCCAAATACACGCCTGCGTACCTCACCTGCGTGCTGTGTGTCGTGCTCACCGGCGTGTGCATGGTCGGCATCGACCTCATCTACCGCCACGAGAACAAGAagcgcgaccgcctcgaggcgctcaacgGTGTGCACGACTtcaagcccgaggaggacctcACCGACAGGCAGAACCCCCACTTCAGGTATACCCCGTga